The genomic region ATGATGACGATGAGGGCCGGGACTTCGAACTTCTGGGCTGCCAGGTAAGAGTAGACGGGGTTTTCGACAATAAGATTCAGCACGCAGACAGCAGCAATCACGGCAACCGCACCCCACACCCCGAACTGGAGCCAGGCAAAAAAGATCGCGGGCACCGATGCGATGATGAGCCCGATATACGGGATGTACCCCAGGAGGAATACCAGGATTCCCCAGAGTATTGCCGCATGGACGCCCATGATGCTGAGGAACCCGCCAAAGAGAATCCCGTGAATGAGATTGGTCTCGGTTCTTACAACAATGAAGTCGGTCACGTACCCCGCCATGCGGGAGACCTGCTTGATCGTTTCCGGGCTTTTTCCCCCAAGCTGCCTGAACCGGACTTCCAGGTTCGGGGTCTCGAGCAGCAAAAAGAACGTTGTGACGCCGACAAAGAAGAGAAATATGATGGCTTCGCCAAGACCCATGACGGATGATATCACGATCGAGAGGATGCTTTCGATATTTATCTGCGGGAGGGTGAGCGCGTTGCTCGGGACCCCGAATGTCTGGAGCAGGCTCGTGATATCGGCAAGCCGCATGTTGAGTTCCTGCTGGAATTGCGGTATGTCGCTGACCAGGGTGTTGACCGACAGCACCGTCAGCAGGATGAACCCGACGATCACCAGGCACGCAACCACAGTTATCATCAAGACCGCAATGATATCGGAGACCCCTTTCTTCTTGAGCCAGGTCAGGCTGGGATACGCGAGCATGGCAAAGAAGATGGATGTCAGGATGATCGTGACAAAAAACGTTGTCATCTTTACGGCGAGGATGATGATGAAAACAAGTGCGATAACGAGAAGCGACCGCTCAATCCTTGAAAGTTCAGCGGGAAACATGGTTATCTCTCTATCTGCTGGGCCGGAATACAAAGATTGGCATATGGTCCGGTAGGGCGGATGGAATGAAACTCACCCGGGTTTACCATCAGTAGCGGTTCCGGGTTCCCGGTCGTGAGCCCGGGCGGTCAACTGCTCAAAGGTCAATCCATCCGGTCGCTGTAACCGGCAGCCCAGTACATCAGTCTCATGAGATCCAGGAACGGCTTCTTCTCCGTACCCCTCCGGGTGATGAATCCATAGGCATCGTGCAAGTACGCGTCATTTTTGAGAGCAGCCGAATCATCCTCGGTAAAAAAGATGAAGGGAGTCTGCACGTTCTGCTCCCGCAGGGAACGCAACAGTTCGACACCGGTCATCTCGGGCATCCGGGATCCGGATACGATCACGTCCACATCGTTGGTAAAGAGCCAGACAAGAGCAGCTTCGCCGGATTCCGCGGTATGGACTTTGAACGAGCCGGTCTTCTCACAGATATAAGAGATGTACGAGCCCAGGCCAGGATCCGAATCCACGACAAGAGCGGAGATCATGAGATCCACCGAAAAAGTCCTGGTTCCGGTCCGTGCAGGATGCCGGCAGCAGGGACACCGGCCGGGCAGAGAGGTTCCATGGAATTATTCACATCCATTGCCGGATCGGAGGATGGCGGATATGCCGGAACGGCAGATGCCTGTGCCGGGGATGCGATGATAAAAAGAACCGCAATTACGACAAGAGTGGCATAAAGAAACAGATTATGGCGCTCTCTAATTCTGGGAATCAGGGATGTGTGGTTACCTGATGGTTTTGAGCTGTTCCATGGTTTCATGGCAATAAATCCCCCAATGGTTTCCGGTTAACGATCTTTGATGTTATAATTGATAAAAATTTCTTTTATTGATTATACAATCGTATAATGAATACACCCGCGGGATGAGGCATTACCGACGGAGATTACACCAAAGGAGCCCGGGTTCTTTCAAATGAGCGCGGGCTGTATCAGGACACGGATACAAGGGTAATGATTCAGGGATTGAATCCGAAAGAAAAAGTGAGAGGGCGGGACCGGCCGATCAGATCACGAGATGAGCTGCTGAAGGGCGGTGATACGATCCTTTAATGCCCGCTCCCGCTCGGCAGATTCTGTGATATCGGTTATGGTCATATACGTGCTCATCGTATTTTCCCGCATTGCAGCAGTAATCCTTCCAAGGAGGCAGCGGCGGGTTCCGTCCTTGCGGTTGATCCAGAGAGTGAGTTCCCCCATCTTTTTCGCATCGCGGCTTGCATCCAGAATCATTTTTTCCAGGTACTTCTGGTCTTCAGCGGAAAGAAGATCCGAAGAGTGCATCTGGATGAGTTCTTCCATGGAATAGCCGGTTATCTCGGAAACTCTGCGGTTGGCATAGGTAAAATTCCCGTTCTCCACAATGATGAGGCCGTCCTGGATATTTTCCGCCATCAGCCGGAACCGCTCCTCGCTCTCCCGCAAAAGAAGCTCCTGCCGTTTGGATTCGGTCATGTCGGTAAAGATCACGAAATTGTAATCGATATCCTGATACCGGACATAACTGATGCGGGCGGATACGAATCTCCGCTCCCCGTCTTTTCGGATGATCCAGAGCTGGATCTCTCCCGGTTTCACGGGATTCTTTTCCATATCCGCGATCTGCTCTTTCATTCTTTCATGGCATTCAGGGGCAATAATCGCGAGCGGATCAAGGAGGTCCGCCTCTTCCTTCGTGTACCCGGTTATCTCACCAATCCGACGGTTGGAGTACACAGTTTTGGAATTTTCCATGATGATGAGGCCGTCCTGGATATTTTCCGCCATCATCCGGAACCGCTCCTCGCTCTCCCGGATCTGCCGTTCGGCAAGGATCTGTTCGGTCACATCCTCAAGAATGATGGTCCGGCCTTTTCCGCCATCCTCAAAAACGGCGGGAATCGATTTCTGCTTGAAGATCCTCTCGCCCATATCCCGCACATGGAAGGAGAGCGTATGCTCCTTGCCAGGGAACTTTTCAGAAATGGTCCCCAGCAATTCGTGCATGTCCACATCCGGGGGGGAGAGATAAGAAAGATTCTGCCCCACCGTGGCTTCCCTTGTTAAGTGGAGGAGCTTGAGAAAATTATCATTGATCTGGACAATGCGGGAGTCCGCATCCAGGACCATGATGAGTTCGTTTGAGTAGCTGATGAGGGCGGACAGGGGAACGCGCTGGGAGAGGGAGAACACTTTTGCCATCCCATAAGTCCTCATGTCAACCTGCCCGGAGATGAGCAGGATGTCCAGGTACCGCCCGACCGTGTTCTTGTTCTTGCCCAGCGCTTTTGAGAGATCAGTTACACTCATGCCTTCGGGTTTTTTCTTAAGGAGATCTTTTATGAGGCTGAGCTCGTGCTGGTAATCCTGCATCATTGCTATCAGTTCAGATAATTAGTTATGTGGCATGAGAAATTTATAATTGTTCTTAATCATTCACATGTATACTTGATAAGCAAAAATTATATCTATTGTAATTATCAATATTAATGTGGAAGTACATTCCAAAACATGTAGGAAGTTTGTGTTATGGTGGATACAGTAACTGTAGTTACGCAAAACCGGTGGATGGACATGATCACATCGTCCCTCCCCGCAATTCTTGGCGCGATCATTATTCTCCTTGTCGGCTGGATCATCGGAAGGCTTGTCGGAAAAGCAGTTCGGTTCGTCATTGACAAAGCCGTCTCGTATTCCTCGGTGAACCAGACCGAACTCGGCGGCAAACTCAAGGATTCCGGAGTCTCGCTGGGATATCTCGGGGATATAGCGGCCCGATGCTGCATCTATCTGATTGCAGTCCTGGCTGCGGTTGATTTCCTCAACATGGATTACATGAGCCTCCTGATGACCGCGATCGTCGGCTACATCCCGCACATTGCAGCATTCGTCATCATCCTGATCGTAGGTTTCATCCTGATCGACTACTTCCTGGATCTCCTGGTCAAGTACCATGACACCAAGGACGTGGATCTCATCAAGCCGGTCCTGTTGATCCTGCGGATTTTCTTATACTTCGTCATCGTCATCCTCGCACTCTCGCAGCTGATGATAGACCTGACAATCATCTACACGTTCATCACCCCGATTGCCTGGGGTATCGGCATCGGCCTTGGTGCTGCGATCGCAATCACCTTCTGGTTCGGCATGAAGAACCGGTCCGAACAGCTCATCGACCGGTTCCTGGAGGCAATCGGGAAGAACAACCAATAACCTGATCCCAACCCTCTCTTTTTAAAACGCTCCGACCCCCGCGAGTGTAAACGGCCCCGGGAAATCCTGCAAGGTGCAGGATACGGTCTGGGAACATCCGGGCACCGGCAGATCCGGAACAGAACGGTTCCGGGAGAGTGAAATCTTTGCAAAGCCGGATTTATCTCCCGCAGAGATGCACAAAAAAACACGATGATCCCCTCCACCAATATTCATACCCTGCCCCGGTCTACATCTTTTTTACCCGGCAAATCCTTTAGAGGTACAGGATTACTATGGCGATTGACTGGTACAATGAATTTGTCGATACGAACTACACACCGGCAAAGGACGATCTGGTTACCCTCTTCTATTTCGAACCGGCTGCAGGGATCGGGCCGGAGGAAGCCGCAGGCCGGATCGCCTCGGAGAGTTCGACCGGCACGTGGACAACGCTCTTTACCATGCCGCCGCGGATGAAAGCGCTCCAGGCAACGGCGTTCGAGTTCGAGGGAAATTTCGTGAAGATTGCCTACCCGCTCGAGCTCTGGGAAGAGGGAAACGCAGTCCAGCTGATGAGCGGGATCGCGGGCAACATCTTCGGGATGAAAGCCCTTAAAAACCTCCGGCTCGTTGACGTAACATTTCCCCAGGCATACCTGAAAAACTTCAAGGGCCCGCACTTTGGCAATGACGGGATCCGGAAGATGATGAAGATAGCAAAACGCCCGCTGACCGGCGCGGTCCCGAAGCCCAAGATCGGATTCACCGCAAAGGAGCACGCCGAGATCGGGTACGAGACCTGGATGGGCGGGTTCGATTTCGTGAAAGACGACGAGAACCTGACCTCCACGTCATTCAACCGGTTCGACGAACGCGTGAAACTGATGGCAAAGCTCCGGGATAAGGCGGAGAAAGAGACCGGTGATGTCAAATCCGCGTTTCTGAATATCACTGCCGACACGGAGACCATGAAGAAGCGGGCCGATCTCCTGGCAGAGTACGGCTGGAACTACTGCATGATCGATGTCGTGGTTGCCGGGACAGCAAGCGTCATGACCATGCGGGACTACTGCTCAGATCTCGACCTTGCCATCCACGCCCACCGGGCCATGCATGCAAGCTTTGACCGGAACCCCAAGCACGGCATCACGATGCAGTTCCTCGCAAAGCTGATGCGGCTTGTCGGGGTCTCGCAGATCCACTCGGGCACCGCGGTCGGCAAACTGACGGGCACGAAGAAAGAGTCAACCGTGATTGCCGATGTGCTGCGGGAGAAGAAGACCAAGGCGGTCGGAAACCTCATCCTCGACCAGGACTGGGGAAAGATCAAGACCGCGTTCCCCGTCTCATCGGGCGGGCTCCACCCGGGCCTTGTCCCGGATGTGCTCGACATCTACGGCACCGAACTCGTGCTGCTCGTCTCGGGCGGCATCCACGGCCACCCGAAGGGGACAAGGGCCGGGGCAAAGGCCACCATGCAGGCGATCGAGGCCTGGCAGGAAGGCGCAACTCTCGATGAGAAGGCAAAGAAAGCCAAAGAGCTCAAAGGGGCTCTTGAGAAGTGGGGATACTACAAGCCCAAGTGAGAGCCAACCAATTTCTTTTTCGAAAAAGTTTTCATACAATTTTCTCAAAAATTCTTTTCAAATTTTATTTAAAAAAAAACCCGGTAAAAAAATTTCCAGAAATTTTTGTTCAGATTATTTTTTTTAATTCCATAATTTGTAAAAAAAAATCCGGAACATTTTTTTTATTTTTTCCGGAAATGATCCGGCCCCGGACACTGCCCGGCATTGGAAACCATGCCGGAAATCTCCCCCTGAAAACCCTCATTTCGGGTCCAGGAAACACCAAAACCGGCCCAGTCCGGTACAGGAGTACTGACCCCAAAAACCCCGCATTATGCCCGGATTGCCAATCCGGGCATTTCCGGAAAACCCCGAAATGAACACGGATTCCATCGGGGCCAGCATTGGGCATATTTTTTGAAACCGGGCCCATATATCCATTTTAATAGACGCGTTTCCTGCCCCGATCACGGGAGGATCGGGCAAAGGTCGGGAGCCCGGAGAAAACGCCCGCCAAACGCTTCCATGAGGCTCCGGAGGGCATTATATGCGGCCCGATTTGGGCGTATTTCTGTAAACGGAGTAAAAATTGAGGGTTGTTTGCCGTCGGAGACCTGCTTCTCCGACGGAGAGAGACTTGCGGATAACCGGCAGATGATCAGTGAATCGGACCGGGCCAAAAAAATACAAAAAATATTTTTCCGGTCTTTCCGGCAGGTACCAGAATCTTTTCCAGGACCCGGCGCTCCTCAGGAAGTCCGACGGGTGGGCATCCGACCGGTCACAAAAATAGTTCGAGCGCCGGCCCGGGCTGCCGGCCATTCACTTTCGCCCCATGCAGCCCGGACCGTTAATACCCATTCGCATGCACGTTCCAGTATGACAGCGAAACCCGCAATTTCGATTGTTGACGTACCGCCCATGGAAGTTCTCGGGACCGAGAAGACCGGGACCTATGCACTCATCCCGGAACTTTTGATGACGGTCCTCAATTACATGCTGGAACAGAAGATCCCGATCGCCGGGCCGCCGGTCTTTGTCTGCCACGAGACATCCCCGGAAGCAGCGAAAGGGGCAAATGCGAAGGGAACCGCCCGGGTCGAGATTGCCTGGCCGGTGAACGGCCATGTTCAGGGCGCCGGGAACATCCGGAAGTACACGCTTTGTGGCGGCCGCATGGTACACATCGTGCACAAGGGCCCGTACGAGACCTGCGAACCCACCTACCTTGAGGCGTTTGCCTGGATCCAAAAACAGGGACTTACCATCCAGGGCCCGATCCGCGAGGTCTACCCCAACGATCCTGAGGAAGTTCCCCCGGACGAGATCCTGACGGAGATCTACATTCCCGTTGGATGAGATCCTCCATTCCCTCTGGCTGGATCCGGAGATACCAGTCATCTCGTACGGCCTTTGCCACTGTCGTAACATTCATTACTCCCCGCTCCAATCGGACTGTATGCACGACATCAAAGCCAGCAAGAAGATGGGAAACGACATCATGGTCTCCTTTGAAGTGGATGGCAAAACCCAGTTCGAGGCATTCAATTACCAGGATCTTATCGACATGAAGGTGAACGTGCTCGACCTGCTCGACCGGCCCATGTCCTACAGGGTCGATCGGGAAGCGCACAAAATTTTCTCGAAGAAGTGAGAAGAACCCGGTCTTCCGGCCGGCTGCCGGAACGATCCATGACAGTCGGATGAGAGCACAGACCGGTTGCCAGGCACCTGTATCTTCGCGATACCGGAAAAACACTTCCGGTGCCCGGCCTGCAGATCGCGGTGAGAGGAAAGATCCATCTCAATAAATCCTTATTATATACAAGCCAGAAAAATATTTGTGACTGATCCCGGGCAGAAAACAAAAAATTGCCGGACAGGTTCCGGCATTGTACAGAAATTGGCATCTCCGATCCTTATTGCCCTCCAGTACGGTCTTGGATCGCTCATCTCCTTCTCCGTCGCTCTTCTCTTCTCCAGAGATATCATCCACATTACAAGCGGTACGGCGATGATCGGAGCCCTGTGGGCGATGATCACGTTCATCAGCGTTACGCAGGACTGTCGTTCCTCAACACAGGATACAGCCCGGCTTCAGGTCCTGGGAGCATTTCTGGGAGCGGTTTTGAGCGGGATATTCCTGATCACATTTCCCTTCAGCATACCCGGCATGGCGTGTCTTATCGGCCTTGTTGTCCTCCTCTGCCAGGTTCTTGGGATGCCGGGCCCTGCCCGGCTTGCGGCCCTCACCGTCGGGATCGTTATGGTGATATCGGCAATCAACCCGAACATCCCACCGGTTGTCAATGCCATGACCCGGTTCCTTGAAGTGCTCATCGGCAGCACGGTTGCGATTGGCATTGTATGCGTCTGGCAGTATCTCCCGGGTAATTCCGGAAAAACCGGATAACCCGGTAAGGATAATCTGCCGGTATGAACGGGCGGGGGCGTGCTGAGGAGCCCGGATAAAAGAGAAAGCCTATAAGTGTATAAGCAAACACTTATACAGAATCCATGGAACCCTGCAACAAATGCAATGTCTGCAACAAACTCTGCGAGATCGTCCCGGTGATGGCCGGGAGGTTCAAGGCCCTTGGCGATCTCACCCGGCTCCAGATAATCTACCTGCTCGCAACCGATACGAGCGGTACGCTCGGGGTCAGTGAACTCGCAGCCAGGCTCAAGATCTCCCAGCCGGCGGTGTCGCAGCACTTGAAGACCCTCAGGGGAGAAGGTCTTGTCGATTCACGCCGGGAAGGATTCTATGTCTACTACACGATCAACTGCGATCGCATGGTCGAGTTCCGGGAACACTTCGAGCTGATGTACTCGTGTGTCATGGAGAACTGCAGCAGGGAACTGGTCCGGAAATCAAACCGGGACCGGATGATCCGGGCATGCGTCATCTTCTACTCCTACACCGGGGTGACCCGGGGGATCGCAGAAGGAATAAAAAATTCCAGCGGGTGCGATCTCATCGAAGTAAAAACAAAGAACGAGTACTCGAACTTCACCGCGTACACGACCGGCGTGCTCCGGTCCCGTAAGGGAGCCGCTGACCCGATCGTGCCCGAAGAGATCGATGTCTCAGAATATGATCTGCTCATCATCGGCACACCGGTCTGGGCCTGGAAGCCGGCGCCCGCGATCAATGCAGCGGTCAGGGCGCTGAAAGGGTGCGAAGGGAAGATGGCAGTCACCTTTGTCACCTGCTGCAACAAGCCGGGCGAGGCCCTCCCGCTCCTGACCGCTGCCCTGAACAAACGAGGCATCGATGTCTTATCAGAGATCTGCCTGACACCGGAAGACACAATGAACCCGGCCGCGGGCAATGAACTGCTTTCCCGGATCGCTGCTGCAATCCCGGTCCAGCCCGATGGCGGAGAACGAACAACAACCCAGAAAACTGACGTGAAATCATGAAGACCTGCATCATCTACCATTCCCATTCCGGGGTCACGCGTGGCGTGGCCGAACGCGTGAAAGAGACCTTCGGGGGGGAACTCATCGAAGTAAAACTCAAAGAAGGCCATACAACACCCATTGCATATTTCCTGGGCCTGTTCCGGGCAATCCGGCACACGTCCGATCCAATCGAGCCATCCGCGATCGATGTCTCCGCTGCCGATGTCGTGGTGATCGGCACACCGGTCTGGGCGCGGAAAGCAACACCGGCGATCACATCGGCAGTTGCGGCCCTCCGGGGATGCCAGGGGAAAAAAGCGGTCCTCTTTGCAACCTGCGGGAGCGCAGCCGGGGAGGCGCTGCCCGATCTCGCGCACGCACTGGAAGAGAAGGGCATGACCATTACCGGGCAGGTTGTCTTCACCCGGCAGGATCTTGAGAAGGACGACCGGATGAACGCACTTGCGGAGTGCGTGATGCAGGCAGGAAGGGCTCTATGAAGACCATCATCTACTATTTCACCGGCACCGGCAACTCGCTTGATGCTGCAAAGAAGATCGCAGCGGGGCTCGGCAACTGCGAGCTGGTGCCGATTGCATCGTTCAGGGAGACACCGGGAGATATCGTTGTGGCAGCAGACCGCGTAGGGATCGTATGCCCGGTCTATTTTTCCGGACTGCCGCTCATGGTGGCATCATTTGCGGGACGTCTGGATCGTGCAGCAGCAACGTATGTTTTTGCTGCCGTCACCCATGGCGGGGGAGGCGCGTCTGCCGCCATCGTACAGCTTGACCGTATACTCCGGGCGCGGCAGGGACGGGGACTTGATGCGGGATTTGGCATTGCCATGCCCGGCAATTATATCCTGATGTACGATTCGCCCGCAGGAAAAAAACAGGAGGAGATCCTCACAAAGGCAGACGAAGAGATCGCGGGAATAACAGGACCGGTATTGCGGTGTGAGAAGCGGGATCTGCCCTCCGCGATCGTCCCCCGCGTGCTGTATGCCCTGATATACCCCTGGTTCAGATCCCACGCCCATAGCGATGACAAAAAATTCTCCGTCACGGACAAATGCACGTCCTGCGGAACCTGCGTTGCAGTCTGCCCGGCGGACAATATCGGCCTTGTTGAGGGAAAGCCGGTCTGGAAACACCGCTGCGAGCTCTGCTGCGGGTGCATCCATGCCTGCCCGGTCCAGGCCATCCAGGCAGGGCCCGGAACAGAAAAACGGCTCCGGTACCGGAACCCGTCGGTAACCCTCACGGAACTGAAAGGAAAACCGGAGGAGAAATTATGAAGACCATCATCTACTACTTCACCGGCACCGGCAACTCGCTCGCTGCTGCAAAGAAGATCGCCGCAGTTCTCGGCGACTGCGAACTCGTACCGATCGTATCGTTAAAAGATGCCACGGGGGACATTGTCCCGGCCGCAGACCGGGTCGGCATCGTCGCACCGGTCTATGACATGGGGCTGCCGTCCATTGTTGCGGAATTTGCCGCACGGCTCGAGCTCACAAAATCCGGCTACAGTTTCTGTGTCCTGACCATGGGAGGATTCGGGGCCTCCGCCCTTCACCAGATGAACGGGATCGTGAAGAAGAAGAACGGGATGCCGCTCGATGCCGCCTGGGCGATCCCGATGGTGGGAAACTTTATTCCGCTCTATTCCCCGGCCGGGGGAAAAAAGAGAGAGGCCCTCCTTTCAGAAGCGGATATACGGCTGCAGAAGATAGCCGGCCAGATCGATTCGGGGATCGCTGTCCGCCCGGGATGCTCGCCGTTCTCATCCCTGTTGAAAAGCCTGATGTATAACGGGTTCATCCGGCAGATCCATGAATCGGACAAACAGTTCATCGCCGATGAGAACTGCACCCGCTGCGGCACCTGCTCTCGGGTCTGCCCGGTACAAAATATTGCGATGGTGGACGAGAAACCGTCCTGGCAGCACCACTGCGAACTCTGCATGGCCTGCCTGAACCTCTGCCCCGCAAAGGCGATCCAGTGGGGACCAAAAACCAAAGGACGGGAACGGTACCGGCACCCGGACCTGAAGATCGCCGACATGAAGATCCAGCGGGGAGATGAGCCATAGGATATGAACAGTCCGGAACGTTCGATGACAGGACATAGCGGGATCGAGAACGGGGACGCACCGCCCGTAAAATCCCTTGTTGTTGTTTTTTCCTATCATCACAAAAATACCGAGAAGATCGCAAACGCCATAGCTGGCGTACTCGATGCCCCGGTAAAAACACCCGGCCAGGTTACCCCTGAAGATCTGCAGGAATGCGATATGATCGGCTTTGGTTCCGGGATTTATGCTGCAAAAAACCACGGGTCGCTCATCGATCTTGCGGCGGGATTGCCAAAAGAAACGGGCAGGAAAACGTTCATCTTCTCCACCTACGGGGCGCCGGCCGGCTTGTACAATGGAGAACGGCTCAGCGAATTTACGAGGAACAACCATAAAGCGCTCAGGGAAAAACTAGAGGAGCGGGGCTGCACGATTCTGGATGAATTCAGTTGCCCGGGTCTCAACACCAACAGCTTTCTCTCCCTGTTCGGGGGCCTGAACAAAGACAGGCCGGATGATTCTGACCTCCGGCATGCCAGGGAGTTTGCAGGGAACATAAAACGCCTCGCAATTATCGGAAAACCTGGAACAGAGGAGAAATTACCATGACAGGGACCATGGCCGAAGAACCGTATCATCATGGCAGGACCACCGGAAAACCACGGTACCACCACCCGGACGTGACGCTTCGGGACATGCTGGACCAGCGTGGGGAATGATCATGGAAGATGCCGGCGGAGAGTACCGGGACGCGTTCGATCGGACGATCGCAGAAACCCTCTCCCAGGCCATCCGGATCATAGCTGCGGAGCCGGCGCTCTTCCTTCAGGGCTCGGTCATCCTGCATCACCAGCGCAGGGCATCCGGAATCCGGAAACGATACGAACAGGAGGGGCTCCTTGTCCCGCCGGTGATGATCGTCAGCATCACCTCGCGCTGCAACCTCTCCTGCGCCGGATGCTATATGCACGGGCGTCACGAGATACAGACGCCGGAGATGAGCCCGGGAGTCCTGGCATCCGTGGCACGGCAGGCCGATGAACTCGGCGTCTCGGTCCTGGTCATCGCGGGTGGGGAGCCGCTTGTCCGGGGGGACGAGATCTTCAGTCTTGCAAAAGCGCACCCGAACATCCTCTTCCCGGTCTTCTCAAACGGCCTGATGATCGATGAGACCGTTGCCGGCCGGATCGCACAGCACAAAAATATCGTGCCGGTCCTCAGCTTCGAGGGATTCCGCGAAGAGACCGACCTGAGGCGCGGCAGCGGGGTCTTCGACCGGCTGCTTGCAGCCTGCAGTCTCTTGAAAAAACAGGGCATCTTCTTCGGCTGCTCGGTTACGACAACGCAGGAGAATTTTGATCGCGTCACGGGCGAGGCATTTGTCCGGCAGATGCTGGATAGCGGCGCCCGGGTCTTCGCGTTTGTCGAGTACGTGCCCATGGCCTCCGGCACGGAAAATCTTGTCCTGACACCGGAACAGAAGAAAGTCCTGCAGATTGTTCTTGCGGATCTCAACCGGAAGTTCCCGGCCATCTTCATCGGCTTTCCCGGTGACGAGGACGAGTACGGCGGATGTCTTGCGGCAGGCCGGGGCTTTGTGCATGTGAGCCCCTCTGGCGATCTCGAACCCTGTCCCGCTGCCCCGTACTCGGATGCTAACCTTGCGCAGGTATCGTTAAAACGTGCGCTCGCATCCCGGCTGCTCTTTCGGATCCGCAACGGGCATGGGCTCCTCACCGAAAGTCGCGGTGGCTGTGCCCTCCGGGCAAACCGGACCTGGGTGCAGCAGATCCTTTCGGATCCATAAGAACCCCGTTCTCACTCTGCTTCCACCGGCTCGAGCCGGAGCAGGACAACGTCCCCGGCTTTCCGGGTTGAGACCAGGAATGAGACGGTCTCCTTCGTACCCCTGATCTTACGACAGAGATCTGCAGGGCGCCTTGTTATTTCATCACCGGTTGCGTAGGTTTCGTTCACGGACGCCCTGATGGGACAGTCAGGACAGAACGGGGTTTTCCCGCACCCCTCGGGGAGGACCGCATTCATGCATTCCAAAACTTTTCCGCCGAGTTTTCCCGTGATCTGTTCAACGGGCTTATTTACCGCAGTAATTGCAAGAGTATTGGCCGCAAGGATCCTGACATCATTGTCCACGAGAAAGACCGGGGTATCGAGCATGTTTAGGAA from uncultured Methanoregula sp. harbors:
- a CDS encoding radical SAM/SPASM domain-containing protein — encoded protein: MEDAGGEYRDAFDRTIAETLSQAIRIIAAEPALFLQGSVILHHQRRASGIRKRYEQEGLLVPPVMIVSITSRCNLSCAGCYMHGRHEIQTPEMSPGVLASVARQADELGVSVLVIAGGEPLVRGDEIFSLAKAHPNILFPVFSNGLMIDETVAGRIAQHKNIVPVLSFEGFREETDLRRGSGVFDRLLAACSLLKKQGIFFGCSVTTTQENFDRVTGEAFVRQMLDSGARVFAFVEYVPMASGTENLVLTPEQKKVLQIVLADLNRKFPAIFIGFPGDEDEYGGCLAAGRGFVHVSPSGDLEPCPAAPYSDANLAQVSLKRALASRLLFRIRNGHGLLTESRGGCALRANRTWVQQILSDP
- a CDS encoding EFR1 family ferrodoxin (N-terminal region resembles flavodoxins. C-terminal ferrodoxin region binds two 4Fe-4S clusters.), coding for MKTIIYYFTGTGNSLDAAKKIAAGLGNCELVPIASFRETPGDIVVAADRVGIVCPVYFSGLPLMVASFAGRLDRAAATYVFAAVTHGGGGASAAIVQLDRILRARQGRGLDAGFGIAMPGNYILMYDSPAGKKQEEILTKADEEIAGITGPVLRCEKRDLPSAIVPRVLYALIYPWFRSHAHSDDKKFSVTDKCTSCGTCVAVCPADNIGLVEGKPVWKHRCELCCGCIHACPVQAIQAGPGTEKRLRYRNPSVTLTELKGKPEEKL
- a CDS encoding flavodoxin family protein, translating into MNSPERSMTGHSGIENGDAPPVKSLVVVFSYHHKNTEKIANAIAGVLDAPVKTPGQVTPEDLQECDMIGFGSGIYAAKNHGSLIDLAAGLPKETGRKTFIFSTYGAPAGLYNGERLSEFTRNNHKALREKLEERGCTILDEFSCPGLNTNSFLSLFGGLNKDRPDDSDLRHAREFAGNIKRLAIIGKPGTEEKLP
- a CDS encoding EFR1 family ferrodoxin (N-terminal region resembles flavodoxins. C-terminal ferrodoxin region binds two 4Fe-4S clusters.), yielding MKTIIYYFTGTGNSLAAAKKIAAVLGDCELVPIVSLKDATGDIVPAADRVGIVAPVYDMGLPSIVAEFAARLELTKSGYSFCVLTMGGFGASALHQMNGIVKKKNGMPLDAAWAIPMVGNFIPLYSPAGGKKREALLSEADIRLQKIAGQIDSGIAVRPGCSPFSSLLKSLMYNGFIRQIHESDKQFIADENCTRCGTCSRVCPVQNIAMVDEKPSWQHHCELCMACLNLCPAKAIQWGPKTKGRERYRHPDLKIADMKIQRGDEP